The sequence GCAGGGACGGGCTCAGAAGTTATGCTCGAAACAACAGGCAGAAAGCTCCGCTTTGGGCGGCGCACCCTCCAGCGCAAGAACATAACCCCTGAATGCGCAGCATGCGCCACAGTCACCGGGAACAGCATGGAGCCAGTGCTACCAGATGGCACAACGGTCGGGATTGACACCTCCCAAACCATTATCAAAGACGGCCAGATGTATGCCATTGATCATGACGGCCAACTCAGAATCAAAGTGCTCTATCGCAAGCCCGGCAGTGGCCTACGCATCCACAGCTACAACAGCTCAGAGCACCCCGATGAAATCTACGACCCAAGCTACGTAAACGAAAAAATCCGAGTGATTGGGAAAGTATTCTGGTACTCAGTCCTCCTTTAATCCTAAATATTTACCAAAAGGTATTGCTATAGAGTTTTACCATTAGGTATATTT is a genomic window of Halopseudomonas phragmitis containing:
- a CDS encoding S24 family peptidase, producing MKIHDIRRANLAAIIETKFSGKQSAFAAAVERQASYINRCLLPPENKHSKPIGEKIARHIEKALNLSPLALDSPIGYSTEERQSFSVSEPTTHYGLSPVEPWDDETPLGEDEIELPFFKEVEISAGTGSEVMLETTGRKLRFGRRTLQRKNITPECAACATVTGNSMEPVLPDGTTVGIDTSQTIIKDGQMYAIDHDGQLRIKVLYRKPGSGLRIHSYNSSEHPDEIYDPSYVNEKIRVIGKVFWYSVLL